The Equus quagga isolate Etosha38 chromosome 12, UCLA_HA_Equagga_1.0, whole genome shotgun sequence genome includes a region encoding these proteins:
- the JCAD gene encoding junctional cadherin 5-associated protein isoform X2, with the protein MAQAHSLPIHVREGPWEVGRRTENVMKKAVWEELRMAGPAEWQNVSLESWNQPRKLGRQMSDGDGEKLFQDLYPFVQGEHVLNSQSKGKSQSLPRVLCPESLSCMGIPLPLNDRHLPSVPKMPSYPPNCAPHLEPTRNSEKGGSSVPLLRPKFGRPLKPPSYDSHQHSRGGVESSDYPDSQQTDLCGPHLTKTNDPRQELCAPDSGLEPPVYVPPPSYRSPPQHIANPYVEDAAPRPVCGGRRQQEHLTEKAGASCQLPSGSLGTGNEYGASSPHGLRPQPRPTAALDGSVLYIPFDDPRIRHIKLAQPQGFCEETKLDERLYSSRPVTPPEPARGNTRHGGANFNPQSLKPLPGGERGPHFADPSPRLLWGQLPRDGENGGFHDPRDHCTARGQRPDVQGDQHRYAEGQVSFQDPQGESTCDARTKLKMFETGIQTKKSSKKKMSETIFCLVSIPVKSESHLPDIDTNNNDLKQSADKKNGLDKSAALQEQSPLSTSSTDLELQALTGSVPGRTELRKQGLGGPEDDKQTNDLRFIHPTKHRELKDSGLWPGHQYRDQQTQTSFAEESRSLQPLPAEKLGGPPDAVLTPKCVDPAVLSKPQGHLALAPSDQNQRPNARPPKAQVSLSPSSNSAFSRTSSSLNQALLPRAGPSQPCGDQPRGEVVKGETTGPCNSQQLFGQFLLKPVSRRPWDLISQLESFNKELQEEEEESGHSSSGSSSEHSDPEWLPAGPAGAAPGSSAFCEDSWEMRVEEPPRRSAREDPVLRSGGVKSTSERWSEEGKRGHLCARLPSLGPLQVGVSRGEALLSADGSLMTEKGNQELKNRIDELALSPGPAKRTSSRLSDTKPASPCDPAELREPQESQKLSSVLNPVGLSKAVPPEAENGEERGAVVSLSLASKPRGLSAPDLRSVGLSLAQGQSADELEGALGEASAIEIPPNESLQARAARILGIEVAVESLLPSARGTGQSPPPKPDEGARRPGSPGEESVSSPALVDGPTVSTDAFYGRRKCGWTKSPLFVGERDSARRASQAPEHSGVDGALPSNAPGPEPRPSPQEFTSFTHEDAGTKPPFRSTLFHVIERTPSVAGSEKRLRSTSKVIESLQEKLASPPRRADTDRLMRMKEVSSVSRMRLLSSRSGDSVEDAEELKAERGLGAQPGGLVTLNAGDMARKAEPSLSVSKGVPSLEENGCPAAQREQDVDQDFWCPDSYDPSRVERV; encoded by the exons ATGGCCCAAGCGCACAGTCTGCCCATCCACGTGAGGGAGGGCCCATGGGAAGTTGGAAGAAGGACCGAGAATGTGATGAAGAAGGCAGTTTGGGAAGAACTGAGAATGGCGGGTCCTGCCGAATGGCAGAATGTAAGCCTTGAAAGCTGGAACCAGCCAAGGAAATTAGGAAGGCAGATGTCTGATGGTGATGGGGAGAAATTGTTTCAAGATCTCTACCCATTCGTGCAAGGAGAACATGTGTTGAATTCCCAAAGCAAAGGGAAATCCCAGTCATTGCCTAGAGTTCTTTGCCCCGAGAGCCTGAGTTGCATGGGAATTCCTCTTCCGTTAAATGATAGACATTTACCAAGTGTTCCTAAAATGCCATCTTATCCTCCAAATTGTGCACCACATTTGGAACCCACAAGGAACTCTGAGAAGGGTGGCTCCTCTGTCCCTTTGCTGCGGCCTAAGTTTGGGAGGCCCCTCAAGCCTCCGTCTTATGATTCTCACCAACACTCCCGGGGCGGAGTGGAAAGCAGCGACTATCCAGACAGCCAGCAGACAGACCTGTGTGGTCCCCACTTGACCAAAACTAACGACCCCAGGCAGGAGCTCTGTGCGCCCGACTCTGGTTTGGAGCCGCCAGTGTATGTGCCTCCACCGTCGTACAGGTCGCCACCCCAGCACATCGCAAACCCCTACGTGGAGGATGCAGCACCCAGGCCTGTGTGTGGTGGTCGCCGTCAACAGGAACACCTGACCGAGAAGGCCGGTGCCAGTTGTCAGCTTCCTTCGGGCTCCCTTGGGACTGGGAATGAGTATGGTGCAAGCTCTCCTCACGGACTCCGTCCACAGCCCCGGCCCACCGCTGCTTTGGATGGCTCTGTTCTGTATATTCCCTTTGATGACCCACGGATCCGACATATTAAACTAGCTCAGCCCCAGGGTTTCTGTGAAGAAACAAAGCTTGATGAGAGGTTGTACAGCTCCCGTCCGGTCACTCCCCCAGAGCCGGCTCGTGGGAACACGCGACATGGTGGTGCCAACTTCAATCCACAGAGCCTGAAACCCCtgcctgggggagagagaggcccCCACTTTGCTGATCCCAGCCCCCGGTTGCTATGGGGCCAGCTCCCCAGGGATGGAGAAAATGGTGGCTTTCATGACCCAAGAGACCACTGTACTGCAAGAGGACAGCGGCCGGACGTGCAAGGCGACCAGCACAGATATGCAGAAGGCCAGGTTTCCTTCCAAGACCCTCAGGGCGAGAGCACCTGCGACGCCCGGACCAAGCTCAAAATGTTTGAAACTGGGATTCAGACcaagaaaagttcaaagaaaaaaatgagcgaaacaatattttgtttggtttccaTCCCAGTTAAATCAGAATCCCATCTGCCAGATATAGATACGAACAACAATGACTTAAAACAGAGTGCTGATAAAAAGAATGGGCTCGATAAGAGCGCGGCTCTGCAGGAACAAAGTCCGCTGAGCACGTCTTCCACAGACCTGGAGCTGCAGGCTCTCACAGGAAGCGTGCCTGGGAGAACAGAGCTTCGAAAACAAGGTCTGGGGGGACCAGAAGacgacaaacaaacaaatgacctCAGGTTCATTCACCCCACAAAACACAGAGAACTCAAGGATTCTGGCTTGTGGCCAGGGCACCAGTACAGAGATCAGCAGACACAAACCAGCTTCGCCGAAGAATCCAGAagcctgcagcccctccctgcagAGAAGCTGGGGGGCCCACCTGATGCAGTGCTGACTCCAAAGTGTGTAGACCCTGCTGTACTCTCCAAACCTCAGGGGCACCTGGCATTAGCTCCCAGTGACCAGAACCAGAGGCCAAATGCTCGGCCCCCAAAAGCTCAGGTGTCCCTCAGCCCATCCAGCAACAGTGCTTTCTCAAGGACATCCTCGTCCCTAAACCAGGCACTCCTGCCCAGAGCGGGCCCGAGTCAGCCCTGCGGGGACCAGCCCAGGGGCGAGGTGGTGAAGGGGGAAACCACCGGCCCATGCAACAGTCAACAGCTCTTTGGGCAGTTTCTTTTGAAACCGGTTAGCCGTCGTCCCTGGGATCTGATCAGCCAGTTAGAAAGCTTTAACAAGGAgcttcaggaggaggaggaggagagcggccacagcagcagcggcagcagcagcgagCACAGTGATCCAGAATGGCTGCCAGCAGGCCCCGCTGGTGCTGCTCCCGGGAGTTCCGCCTTCTGTGAAGACAGCTGGGAAATGAGAGTTGAGGAACCACCAAGGAGGTCCGCCAGGGAGGACCCCGTGCTGAGGTCGGGAGGGGTTAAGAGTACGTCTGAGCGCTGGAGTGAGGAAGGGAAGCGCGGCCACCTGTGTGCCCGCCTGCCATCCCTGGGGCCCCTGCAGGTGGGCGTCAGCAGAGGGGAGGCGTTGCTGTCAGCAGATGGAAGCTTGATGACAGAGAAGGGAAACCAGGAGCTCAAGAACAGAATCGACGAGCTAGCACTCAGCCCAGGTCCTGCGAAACGAACATCTTCCAGATTAAGTGACACAAAACCAGCGTCCCCATGTGATCCAGCTGAACTGAGGGAGCCCCAGGAAAGTCAGAAACTCTCCAGTGTTTTAAATCCTGTGGGGCTGAGCAAAGCTGTCCCTCCGGAGGCTGagaatggggaggagaggggagcagtgGTCTCGCTGTCCCTCGCTAGCAAACCCCGCGGACTCTCGGCACCAGACCTGAGGTCTGTGGGGCTGAGCCTGGCGCAAGGGCAGAGTGCTGATGAGTTAGAGGGGGCTTTAGGGGAAGCGAGTGCAATAGAAATCCCCCCCAATGAGTCCCTTCAAGCGAGGGCCGCAAGGATCCTAGGCATCGAAGTGGCCGTGGAGTCCCTGCTGCCCAGCGCCAGGGGAACGGGACAGAGCCCGCCTCCCAAGCCTGACGAAGGTGCCCGCAGGCCAGGATCCCCTGGGGAGGAGTCCGTGTCCAGTCCAGCACTGGTGGATGGCCCCACAGTATCCACTGATGCCTTTTATGGCAGGAGAAAGTGCGGCTGGACCAAAAGCCCTCTCTTTGTAGGGGAAAGGGACAGTGCCCGGCGGGCCTCCCAGGCTCCTGAGCACTCAGGTGTAGATGGGGCCCTCCCCAGCAATGCCCCCGGCCCAGAGCCTCGGCCCAGCCCCCAGGAGTTCACGTCCTTCACTCACGAGGATGCGGGCACAAAGCCACCCTTCAGGTCCACCTTGTTCCATGTTATAGAAAGGACCCCAAGTGTGGCCGGCTCAGAAAAGAGGCTCCGCAGCACGTCCAAAGTGATTGAGAGTTTACAGGAGAAATTGGCCTCCCCGCCCAGGAGAGCGGACACCGACCGCTTGATGAGGATGAAGGAGGTGAGTTCCGTGTCTCGGATGAGGCTCCTGAGCTCCCGGAGCGGTGACTCGGTGGAGGACGCCGAGGAGCTGAAGGCCGAGAGGGGCCTTGGGGCACAGCCAGGAGGCCTGGTGACCCTGAACGCTGGGGACATGGCGCGGAAGGCGGAGCCCTCGCTGTCTGTCTCCAAGGGCGTCCCCTCACTGGAAGAAAACGGGTGTCCGGCGGCACAGAGGGAGCAGGACGTGGACCAGGACTTCTGGTGCCCAG ATTCGTATGACCCTAGCAGAGTGGAGCGGGTGTGA
- the JCAD gene encoding junctional cadherin 5-associated protein isoform X1: protein MYSVEDLLISHGYKLSRNLPAPHEDNYEGHQQARRGARAGHGLLNGCEDGPAAFPHGGKSLGKGHVSDSENSHRIPRGHGQTQSASASRTSEARFYHPPVPAWSSQPQTGHNRAYQGRQEVSGLLGPRDREDLEVRGMAQAHSLPIHVREGPWEVGRRTENVMKKAVWEELRMAGPAEWQNVSLESWNQPRKLGRQMSDGDGEKLFQDLYPFVQGEHVLNSQSKGKSQSLPRVLCPESLSCMGIPLPLNDRHLPSVPKMPSYPPNCAPHLEPTRNSEKGGSSVPLLRPKFGRPLKPPSYDSHQHSRGGVESSDYPDSQQTDLCGPHLTKTNDPRQELCAPDSGLEPPVYVPPPSYRSPPQHIANPYVEDAAPRPVCGGRRQQEHLTEKAGASCQLPSGSLGTGNEYGASSPHGLRPQPRPTAALDGSVLYIPFDDPRIRHIKLAQPQGFCEETKLDERLYSSRPVTPPEPARGNTRHGGANFNPQSLKPLPGGERGPHFADPSPRLLWGQLPRDGENGGFHDPRDHCTARGQRPDVQGDQHRYAEGQVSFQDPQGESTCDARTKLKMFETGIQTKKSSKKKMSETIFCLVSIPVKSESHLPDIDTNNNDLKQSADKKNGLDKSAALQEQSPLSTSSTDLELQALTGSVPGRTELRKQGLGGPEDDKQTNDLRFIHPTKHRELKDSGLWPGHQYRDQQTQTSFAEESRSLQPLPAEKLGGPPDAVLTPKCVDPAVLSKPQGHLALAPSDQNQRPNARPPKAQVSLSPSSNSAFSRTSSSLNQALLPRAGPSQPCGDQPRGEVVKGETTGPCNSQQLFGQFLLKPVSRRPWDLISQLESFNKELQEEEEESGHSSSGSSSEHSDPEWLPAGPAGAAPGSSAFCEDSWEMRVEEPPRRSAREDPVLRSGGVKSTSERWSEEGKRGHLCARLPSLGPLQVGVSRGEALLSADGSLMTEKGNQELKNRIDELALSPGPAKRTSSRLSDTKPASPCDPAELREPQESQKLSSVLNPVGLSKAVPPEAENGEERGAVVSLSLASKPRGLSAPDLRSVGLSLAQGQSADELEGALGEASAIEIPPNESLQARAARILGIEVAVESLLPSARGTGQSPPPKPDEGARRPGSPGEESVSSPALVDGPTVSTDAFYGRRKCGWTKSPLFVGERDSARRASQAPEHSGVDGALPSNAPGPEPRPSPQEFTSFTHEDAGTKPPFRSTLFHVIERTPSVAGSEKRLRSTSKVIESLQEKLASPPRRADTDRLMRMKEVSSVSRMRLLSSRSGDSVEDAEELKAERGLGAQPGGLVTLNAGDMARKAEPSLSVSKGVPSLEENGCPAAQREQDVDQDFWCPDSYDPSRVERV from the exons GTTTTATCATCCACCTGTGCCAGCGTGGTCGTCTCAGCCCCAGACCGGTCACAACCGCGCCTATCAGGGAAGACAGGAGGTCAGTGGCTTGCTAGGGCCAAGGGACCGAGAAGACTTGGAGGTTAGAGGAATGGCCCAAGCGCACAGTCTGCCCATCCACGTGAGGGAGGGCCCATGGGAAGTTGGAAGAAGGACCGAGAATGTGATGAAGAAGGCAGTTTGGGAAGAACTGAGAATGGCGGGTCCTGCCGAATGGCAGAATGTAAGCCTTGAAAGCTGGAACCAGCCAAGGAAATTAGGAAGGCAGATGTCTGATGGTGATGGGGAGAAATTGTTTCAAGATCTCTACCCATTCGTGCAAGGAGAACATGTGTTGAATTCCCAAAGCAAAGGGAAATCCCAGTCATTGCCTAGAGTTCTTTGCCCCGAGAGCCTGAGTTGCATGGGAATTCCTCTTCCGTTAAATGATAGACATTTACCAAGTGTTCCTAAAATGCCATCTTATCCTCCAAATTGTGCACCACATTTGGAACCCACAAGGAACTCTGAGAAGGGTGGCTCCTCTGTCCCTTTGCTGCGGCCTAAGTTTGGGAGGCCCCTCAAGCCTCCGTCTTATGATTCTCACCAACACTCCCGGGGCGGAGTGGAAAGCAGCGACTATCCAGACAGCCAGCAGACAGACCTGTGTGGTCCCCACTTGACCAAAACTAACGACCCCAGGCAGGAGCTCTGTGCGCCCGACTCTGGTTTGGAGCCGCCAGTGTATGTGCCTCCACCGTCGTACAGGTCGCCACCCCAGCACATCGCAAACCCCTACGTGGAGGATGCAGCACCCAGGCCTGTGTGTGGTGGTCGCCGTCAACAGGAACACCTGACCGAGAAGGCCGGTGCCAGTTGTCAGCTTCCTTCGGGCTCCCTTGGGACTGGGAATGAGTATGGTGCAAGCTCTCCTCACGGACTCCGTCCACAGCCCCGGCCCACCGCTGCTTTGGATGGCTCTGTTCTGTATATTCCCTTTGATGACCCACGGATCCGACATATTAAACTAGCTCAGCCCCAGGGTTTCTGTGAAGAAACAAAGCTTGATGAGAGGTTGTACAGCTCCCGTCCGGTCACTCCCCCAGAGCCGGCTCGTGGGAACACGCGACATGGTGGTGCCAACTTCAATCCACAGAGCCTGAAACCCCtgcctgggggagagagaggcccCCACTTTGCTGATCCCAGCCCCCGGTTGCTATGGGGCCAGCTCCCCAGGGATGGAGAAAATGGTGGCTTTCATGACCCAAGAGACCACTGTACTGCAAGAGGACAGCGGCCGGACGTGCAAGGCGACCAGCACAGATATGCAGAAGGCCAGGTTTCCTTCCAAGACCCTCAGGGCGAGAGCACCTGCGACGCCCGGACCAAGCTCAAAATGTTTGAAACTGGGATTCAGACcaagaaaagttcaaagaaaaaaatgagcgaaacaatattttgtttggtttccaTCCCAGTTAAATCAGAATCCCATCTGCCAGATATAGATACGAACAACAATGACTTAAAACAGAGTGCTGATAAAAAGAATGGGCTCGATAAGAGCGCGGCTCTGCAGGAACAAAGTCCGCTGAGCACGTCTTCCACAGACCTGGAGCTGCAGGCTCTCACAGGAAGCGTGCCTGGGAGAACAGAGCTTCGAAAACAAGGTCTGGGGGGACCAGAAGacgacaaacaaacaaatgacctCAGGTTCATTCACCCCACAAAACACAGAGAACTCAAGGATTCTGGCTTGTGGCCAGGGCACCAGTACAGAGATCAGCAGACACAAACCAGCTTCGCCGAAGAATCCAGAagcctgcagcccctccctgcagAGAAGCTGGGGGGCCCACCTGATGCAGTGCTGACTCCAAAGTGTGTAGACCCTGCTGTACTCTCCAAACCTCAGGGGCACCTGGCATTAGCTCCCAGTGACCAGAACCAGAGGCCAAATGCTCGGCCCCCAAAAGCTCAGGTGTCCCTCAGCCCATCCAGCAACAGTGCTTTCTCAAGGACATCCTCGTCCCTAAACCAGGCACTCCTGCCCAGAGCGGGCCCGAGTCAGCCCTGCGGGGACCAGCCCAGGGGCGAGGTGGTGAAGGGGGAAACCACCGGCCCATGCAACAGTCAACAGCTCTTTGGGCAGTTTCTTTTGAAACCGGTTAGCCGTCGTCCCTGGGATCTGATCAGCCAGTTAGAAAGCTTTAACAAGGAgcttcaggaggaggaggaggagagcggccacagcagcagcggcagcagcagcgagCACAGTGATCCAGAATGGCTGCCAGCAGGCCCCGCTGGTGCTGCTCCCGGGAGTTCCGCCTTCTGTGAAGACAGCTGGGAAATGAGAGTTGAGGAACCACCAAGGAGGTCCGCCAGGGAGGACCCCGTGCTGAGGTCGGGAGGGGTTAAGAGTACGTCTGAGCGCTGGAGTGAGGAAGGGAAGCGCGGCCACCTGTGTGCCCGCCTGCCATCCCTGGGGCCCCTGCAGGTGGGCGTCAGCAGAGGGGAGGCGTTGCTGTCAGCAGATGGAAGCTTGATGACAGAGAAGGGAAACCAGGAGCTCAAGAACAGAATCGACGAGCTAGCACTCAGCCCAGGTCCTGCGAAACGAACATCTTCCAGATTAAGTGACACAAAACCAGCGTCCCCATGTGATCCAGCTGAACTGAGGGAGCCCCAGGAAAGTCAGAAACTCTCCAGTGTTTTAAATCCTGTGGGGCTGAGCAAAGCTGTCCCTCCGGAGGCTGagaatggggaggagaggggagcagtgGTCTCGCTGTCCCTCGCTAGCAAACCCCGCGGACTCTCGGCACCAGACCTGAGGTCTGTGGGGCTGAGCCTGGCGCAAGGGCAGAGTGCTGATGAGTTAGAGGGGGCTTTAGGGGAAGCGAGTGCAATAGAAATCCCCCCCAATGAGTCCCTTCAAGCGAGGGCCGCAAGGATCCTAGGCATCGAAGTGGCCGTGGAGTCCCTGCTGCCCAGCGCCAGGGGAACGGGACAGAGCCCGCCTCCCAAGCCTGACGAAGGTGCCCGCAGGCCAGGATCCCCTGGGGAGGAGTCCGTGTCCAGTCCAGCACTGGTGGATGGCCCCACAGTATCCACTGATGCCTTTTATGGCAGGAGAAAGTGCGGCTGGACCAAAAGCCCTCTCTTTGTAGGGGAAAGGGACAGTGCCCGGCGGGCCTCCCAGGCTCCTGAGCACTCAGGTGTAGATGGGGCCCTCCCCAGCAATGCCCCCGGCCCAGAGCCTCGGCCCAGCCCCCAGGAGTTCACGTCCTTCACTCACGAGGATGCGGGCACAAAGCCACCCTTCAGGTCCACCTTGTTCCATGTTATAGAAAGGACCCCAAGTGTGGCCGGCTCAGAAAAGAGGCTCCGCAGCACGTCCAAAGTGATTGAGAGTTTACAGGAGAAATTGGCCTCCCCGCCCAGGAGAGCGGACACCGACCGCTTGATGAGGATGAAGGAGGTGAGTTCCGTGTCTCGGATGAGGCTCCTGAGCTCCCGGAGCGGTGACTCGGTGGAGGACGCCGAGGAGCTGAAGGCCGAGAGGGGCCTTGGGGCACAGCCAGGAGGCCTGGTGACCCTGAACGCTGGGGACATGGCGCGGAAGGCGGAGCCCTCGCTGTCTGTCTCCAAGGGCGTCCCCTCACTGGAAGAAAACGGGTGTCCGGCGGCACAGAGGGAGCAGGACGTGGACCAGGACTTCTGGTGCCCAG ATTCGTATGACCCTAGCAGAGTGGAGCGGGTGTGA